The genomic interval GCCGGACGGAAGGCCGATGATGCTCTCGGGGTCGTAGGCCGGGCCGCCCATCGCGTAGATGCCCGCGCCGTAGGCCTTCCGGACGACCACGGTCTGCTTGGGCACCGTGGCCGAGGAGGTGGCGTAGATGAACTTCTTGCCCTTTTCGAGGATGGCGTCCTTCTCGACCTGACTCCCGGCCATGAAGCCGGGGGTGTCACAGAGGTAGAGCAGGGGAATCTCGTAGGCGTCGCAGGTCCAGATGAACTCCGCGGCCTTCTCGGCGGCGTCGGGGAAGATGGCCCCCGCGCGCTGGGCGGGCTGGTTTGCGACGATTCCGACCGGTCTGCCGTCGATGCGGGCGAACGCGGTGATGATCTCCTTGCCGTACTCGGGCTTGAGTTCGAAGTACGAGCCCTCGTCGACCACGCGGTCGATGAGGTCGGTCATGTCGTAGCCCCTGTTGGGCTCCTGGGGGACGACGGCGTCGATGCCCTCCGGGGACTTCGCGGGCGCTCGGCCCTCGGTCCTCGGAGGCTTCTCGTCGGCGCTGTCGGGCAGGTACGAGACGAGGTCGGCGACGAGTTCGCGGGCGTGTTCCTCGTCGTCGGCCACGAGGTCTGCGCTCCCCGACTCTCGCGCGTGAACGTCCGGACCGCCCAGTTCTTCGAGTTCGATGTCCTCGCCCGTGACCATCTGGACCATCCGGGGGCTGGCGATGGCCATCGCCGACATGTCCCGGACCATGATGGTGAAGTCGGCGAAGACGGGCGTGTAGGCCGCGCCCGCGATGCAGGGGCCGTAGAGCACGCAGATCTGGGGGACCCGCCCCGAGAGCATCGAGTGGTTGTAGTAGTACTTGCCGATGCCCTCGCGGTTGGCGAAGAAGCCGGTCTGCTGGTCGATTCGGCCGCCCGATGAATCCA from Halorussus salilacus carries:
- a CDS encoding acyl-CoA carboxylase subunit beta — encoded protein: MKVRISDGATDEEASAIAEALSQHVRDEVEVYVGDADTPRAVREGPVAGSGPDPATASEAGSETDDLGPTDREEALWDEIEDIELGGPEKYKDRLEAQGKLFVRDRLDLWFGEDGMLFEDGKFANFDAWHPDSPEVEDENDDRLPGDGLLTGAAEFEGRELHFMANDFTVKAGSMAEKGVEKFLRMQQRALKSGKPVLYLMDSSGGRIDQQTGFFANREGIGKYYYNHSMLSGRVPQICVLYGPCIAGAAYTPVFADFTIMVRDMSAMAIASPRMVQMVTGEDIELEELGGPDVHARESGSADLVADDEEHARELVADLVSYLPDSADEKPPRTEGRAPAKSPEGIDAVVPQEPNRGYDMTDLIDRVVDEGSYFELKPEYGKEIITAFARIDGRPVGIVANQPAQRAGAIFPDAAEKAAEFIWTCDAYEIPLLYLCDTPGFMAGSQVEKDAILEKGKKFIYATSSATVPKQTVVVRKAYGAGIYAMGGPAYDPESIIGLPSGEIAIMGPEAAINAVYARKLSAIEDEQERAQMEQELREEYREDIDIHRMASEVVVDEIVPPSTLRTELENRFAFYEGIEKDLPDKKHGTIL